GCCGCGACCGCGCTCGGGGAGGCGGCGCGGCTCGCGGGGCGCGTGCGCGAGACGAGCGGGTCGACGGTGCTCGTCCCCGACCACCTCCACGAGGGGAAAGCGGGTGTCCTCGACAACTACGTCGCGGGCGCGGACCTCACCGTGGAACGCTACCCGATGGACGACGGCGCGGTCGACGTCGAGGCCGTCGAGCGAGCAGTCGGCGACGACACGGTGATGCTGTACGCGGAGTCGCCGACGCTCCGCGGCGTGATCGAGCCGTCGCTGGCCCGCCTCGGTGCGGTCGCCGACGACCACGACGCGCTCTTCTGTCTCGGCACCGACATCGTCGCGCTGGCACTCCTCGAGGAGCCGGCGGCCGTCGGCGCGGACGTCGTGGTCGGCGCGGCGGACGCGCTCGGCCTCCCGACGAGCTACGGCATGGGGCTCGGGCTGTTCGCCACCCGGGAGTCGTTCCTGCGGCAGGTCCCCGGTCGGCTGGTCGGCGCGAGCGAGGACGCCGCCGGGACGAGGGCGTTCACGCTCACGCTCCAGACGCGCGAGCAACACATCCGGAAGGAGCGCGCCACGTCGAACATCTGTACGAACCAGGCGTGGGTCGCGCTCCGGACGGCGATGCACGTCGCCTCGCTCGGGGCCGACGGCATGGTCGACCTCGCCGAGCGGTGCGTGACGAACGCGCGCGACCTCGCCGAGCGCCTCGACGAGGTCGTCGGCGTCCAGGCACCGGTGTACGACCGCCACCACTTCCGGGAGTTCGTCGTCCACACGGACCAGCCCGCTGAGGCCGTCGCTTCGGACATCGAAGCCGACGGCTTCGCCGTTCACACTGTCGGAGAGCACAGGCTCCAGGTCTGCGTCACCGAGACGAACGAACGACACGCGGACGCCCTCGTCGCGGCGTTCGAGGAGGCAGTATGAGGTACGACCAGGCACGCTACAGCACGGACGGCGTCTACGAACCGCTCCTGTCGGAGAAAGACGAGACAGCGGTCGAGGTCGACTCGGAACTCCCCGACGACCTCACCCGCGACTCCGTCACGCTCCCGTCGTTGTCCGAACCCGAACTCGCCCGACACTACACGCGGCTGTCGCAGATGAACTACGGCGTCGAGACGGGCCCCTACCC
This Salinigranum marinum DNA region includes the following protein-coding sequences:
- the gcvPA gene encoding aminomethyl-transferring glycine dehydrogenase subunit GcvPA — protein: MTGSPYAPHTAAETDAMLDAVGVDSEDELFDIPEAVTFDGSLGFDSKSEARLRREIEATLARNDDLVEFLGRGHYDHYVPSLVSDLSRRSEFLTSYTQYQPEITQGFLQVLFEYQSFLVELTGLPVANCSMYDAATALGEAARLAGRVRETSGSTVLVPDHLHEGKAGVLDNYVAGADLTVERYPMDDGAVDVEAVERAVGDDTVMLYAESPTLRGVIEPSLARLGAVADDHDALFCLGTDIVALALLEEPAAVGADVVVGAADALGLPTSYGMGLGLFATRESFLRQVPGRLVGASEDAAGTRAFTLTLQTREQHIRKERATSNICTNQAWVALRTAMHVASLGADGMVDLAERCVTNARDLAERLDEVVGVQAPVYDRHHFREFVVHTDQPAEAVASDIEADGFAVHTVGEHRLQVCVTETNERHADALVAAFEEAV